Genomic segment of Streptococcus pneumoniae:
CTCAATCCGAAAATAATCAGCGATGTAGAAGGCATCAATGGTATCATTTTTGCTTTCTTCAAAGGCTTCGCGATATTTCTTAATCTTATTGGGCTGTTCCACCATCACTTCAACGTTAAGAGCCTTCAATTGACTATCTTCATGAAAGAACATAGCAGGGTGAAAGCTATAGAGACTAGTTGCTTCCATGCCGATGACGATTCGTTCAAAGATATGGATTTCATGAAGCTGAAGGATCTTTTCCTTAATTTCAGAAGCACCAGCTAGGTCATTAGAAAGAGAAGCTGTAAAGGGAGTTGTTGTATCACTGAGCATGATACAGACATCAAGTTTGGTAGAGCTAACATCTAAACCGACAAAACATTTCATTTGGAAGGTCTCCTTTCATATGGATTTGGAAAATTTCTTGACTACTGTAAGGTTCCCCAGAAACACCTTGAACCAACAGCCTCGCATAATAGAATTCACATCACTAGCTCACCTGCCGCCTGTACGCTACTAAGTACAGAAGTGAGACTAGTGGAAACAGCTAGTGTGTTGGAAGTAGGGACAAGGCTTGGGTAACAGACTTTCTTCGGAAGTCTAAGCAACAAGGAGGAGAAGAAACAACCATGAGTCCATTCCATGACTCTATTGTTCTGGAAAACCTTGCAATAGTCAAGTTAAAAATTGTTAAAACTTGGGATTAAAAATCCCCATAAACTTATTTTACGAGGAGGATTAACATGAGAACAGCGCGCTTTTTTTGGAAATATTTTAAGGCTTATAAAGTATCTTTTGTGATGGTCATTGTCTTGATTATCTTTGCGACAGCTTTACAGGCGATTTTCCCGATTTACTTAGGTCAGGCGGTGACGGATTTGGTGCAGCTAGGTGTCGCTTACCAACAAGGAGTTGATACGAAAACGCTTTGGTCTAGCTTTTCAGCTGTCATGGGCAATCTTGCGGTGGTCTTTCTGTGCATTTCTATTTCTAGTTTGATCTATATGCTCTTGATGAACCGTGTGATTTCCCATTCGACCAATGAGATGAGAAAGGGCTTGTTTGGAAAGTTAGAGCGACTAACGGTGTCCTTTTTTGACCGTCATCAGGATGGGGATATTCTCTCTCGCTTTACCAGTGATTTGGACAATATCATGCAGGCTTTCAATGAAAGCTTGATTCAGGTGATGAGTAATATCGCTCTTTATATCGGGCTTTTGATTGTCATGTTTTCAAGGCATGCGACTCTGGCTTTGGTCACGATTGCAAGTACGCCTGTCGCAGTCTTGATGTTGATGCTTATTTTGAAAATGGCTCGAAAATATACCAATATCCAGCAGGCAGAGGTTGGAAAACTAAATGCTTTTATGGATGAGAGTATTTCAGGTCAAAAGGCAGTCATTGTCCAAGGCTTGCAAGAAGAGATGATTGCAGGATTTATGGCGCAAAATGAAAGAGTTAAGAAGGCAACCTTTAAAGGACGGATTTTCTCAGGAATTCTCTTTCCTTTGATGAATGGGATGAGTTTGCTAAATACGGCGATTGTGATTTTTGCAGGTTCTGCGATTTTATTGCAGGATAGCAGTACATCCATTCCAGTAGCTATGGGCTTGATTGTGACCTTTGTGCAATATTCGCAGCAATACTACCAGCCGATCATGCAGGTTTCTGCAAACTGGGGGAGCTTGCAGCTTGCCTTTACAGGGGCTGATCGGATTCAGGAGATGTTTGATGCCAAAGAAGAGATTCGCCCACAAGAGGCTCCTTACTTTACAGAACTGCGTGAGGGTGTAGAGATTGAGCATGTCGATTTTGCCTATACGGCTGGAAAACCAATTTTGCGTGATGTGAGCATTTCAGCGCCTAAAGGGCAGATGGTTGCCGTTGCCGGACCGACAGGATCTGGAAAAACCACGATTATGAACCTAATCAATCGTTTTTATGATGTGGATGGTGGCAGTATTCGCTTTGATGGTCGTGATATTCGTGAGTATGATTTGGATAGCTTGCGGAGTCGTGTCGGGATTGTTTTGCAGGATTCTGTACTCTTTCGTGGCACGATTCGGGACAATATCCGCTTTGGTCTGCCAGATGCGAGCGAGGAGATGGTTGAGGTTGCTGCGCGTGCGACTCATATCCATGAGTTCATCATGAGCTTGCCAGATGGTTATGATACCATCGTGGATGATGAGCAAAATATTTTCTCAACAGGTCAGAAGCAACTGTTATCTATTGCACGAACCTTGATAACTGACCCGCAGGTCTTGATTTTAGATGAGGCGACATCAAATGTCGATACGGTGACAGAAAGCAAGATTCAGCAGGCTATGGAGGCTGTGGTTGCTGGTCGAACGAGCTTTGTTATTGCCCACCGTTTGAAAACGATTCTCAATGCTGATCAGATTATTGTCTTAAAAGACGGTCAGGTCATCGAGCGAGGCAATCATCGAGAACTCCTTGCCCAAGGTGGCTTTTATGCGGAGTTGTACCATAATCAGTTTGTGTTTGAGTAAATGAAAAATGCCGTCTGTATAGATGGCATTTTTTTACTATTATGGATTGAAAGGGATACCGGTTTGATTGAGTTTAACCGTTGTTTGAAAGAACTCCTCGCGCAAGGGTATGAGTGGACCTGAAATCCCTAATTCTTCGAGATTTTTTAAGATATTCATCACATGTTGCGCAATTTCTAGACCTTTGGGATTCTGTTGTCGTAAGTAATTGTGACTTTGAAGGATGAATAGATTCAAGTTGAGCCACATGTGACTTCCTGCTTTTGGGGCAATTTCAAAGAGCTCTAGGCATTGTTGAATTAGCTCTTCTGCCTCTTGGTAGTGACCGTTGT
This window contains:
- a CDS encoding ABC transporter ATP-binding protein; this translates as MRTARFFWKYFKAYKVSFVMVIVLIIFATALQAIFPIYLGQAVTDLVQLGVAYQQGVDTKTLWSSFSAVMGNLAVVFLCISISSLIYMLLMNRVISHSTNEMRKGLFGKLERLTVSFFDRHQDGDILSRFTSDLDNIMQAFNESLIQVMSNIALYIGLLIVMFSRHATLALVTIASTPVAVLMLMLILKMARKYTNIQQAEVGKLNAFMDESISGQKAVIVQGLQEEMIAGFMAQNERVKKATFKGRIFSGILFPLMNGMSLLNTAIVIFAGSAILLQDSSTSIPVAMGLIVTFVQYSQQYYQPIMQVSANWGSLQLAFTGADRIQEMFDAKEEIRPQEAPYFTELREGVEIEHVDFAYTAGKPILRDVSISAPKGQMVAVAGPTGSGKTTIMNLINRFYDVDGGSIRFDGRDIREYDLDSLRSRVGIVLQDSVLFRGTIRDNIRFGLPDASEEMVEVAARATHIHEFIMSLPDGYDTIVDDEQNIFSTGQKQLLSIARTLITDPQVLILDEATSNVDTVTESKIQQAMEAVVAGRTSFVIAHRLKTILNADQIIVLKDGQVIERGNHRELLAQGGFYAELYHNQFVFE